One segment of Mycolicibacterium sp. YH-1 DNA contains the following:
- a CDS encoding LppX_LprAFG lipoprotein: MQTRPRLAVLVSAFTAILTATVLVAGCSSSSKESTEPLPDAATLVADATKTTLAQKSVHLQLSVNGEIKALPIASLTGDLTLTPAVAASGKADIIFLGQKLEGVEFVVLDDTLWGAITPGSWQDFGPAVDIYDVAAILKPDTGLANIVANFSDPKAEGRENVNGVDTVKVTGTVSADAVNKIAPQIGATGPVPATAWIQEEGDHQLIQAKLEPTPGNTVQMTMSDWGKPVTVTKPAV, translated from the coding sequence ATGCAGACGCGCCCCCGGCTTGCCGTCCTCGTATCAGCCTTCACAGCAATCCTGACCGCCACCGTGCTGGTCGCGGGATGCTCCTCGTCCAGCAAGGAGTCGACCGAACCGCTGCCCGACGCGGCAACGCTGGTGGCGGACGCGACGAAGACCACACTGGCCCAGAAGAGTGTCCACCTGCAGCTGTCGGTCAATGGCGAGATCAAGGCACTGCCCATCGCCTCGCTGACCGGTGATCTGACCCTGACTCCGGCCGTCGCGGCCTCCGGCAAGGCCGACATCATCTTCCTCGGCCAGAAGCTCGAGGGTGTCGAGTTCGTCGTGCTTGACGACACGCTGTGGGGCGCCATCACGCCGGGCAGCTGGCAGGACTTTGGTCCCGCCGTCGACATCTACGACGTGGCGGCGATCCTTAAGCCCGACACCGGGCTGGCCAACATCGTCGCCAACTTCTCCGACCCCAAGGCCGAGGGGCGGGAGAACGTCAATGGCGTGGACACCGTGAAGGTGACCGGAACCGTCAGCGCCGACGCCGTCAACAAGATCGCTCCGCAGATCGGCGCCACCGGCCCCGTGCCCGCCACCGCCTGGATCCAGGAGGAGGGTGACCATCAGCTCATCCAGGCCAAGCTGGAGCCGACACCCGGCAACACCGTCCAGATGACGATGTCCGACTGGGGTAAGCCCGTCACCGTCACCAAGCCCGCGGTGTAA
- a CDS encoding PH domain-containing protein, with protein sequence MTTSAEWDLEVRPHLTPYFAYGAAFLIAAAHIAVGFLLKVGSSGVIFQTSDQVGIGTLGVIIACAVLLFARPRLRVGPSGIAVRNLLAYRLIPWSDVVDVSFSDGARWARVDLPDDEYIPAMAIQAVDKQRAVDSMDRVRELMQRYRSDVS encoded by the coding sequence ATGACCACATCGGCGGAGTGGGATCTGGAGGTGCGGCCACACCTCACGCCGTACTTCGCCTACGGCGCGGCGTTTCTCATCGCGGCCGCTCACATCGCGGTCGGTTTCCTGCTCAAGGTCGGGTCCAGCGGGGTGATCTTCCAGACCTCCGACCAGGTGGGCATCGGCACCCTGGGCGTGATCATCGCCTGCGCTGTCCTGCTGTTCGCGCGGCCGCGGCTTCGGGTCGGGCCATCGGGGATCGCGGTGCGAAACCTATTGGCATACCGCCTGATCCCGTGGTCCGACGTCGTCGACGTGTCGTTCTCCGACGGCGCCCGGTGGGCCCGGGTCGACCTACCCGACGACGAGTACATACCCGCCATGGCCATCCAGGCGGTGGACAAGCAACGCGCCGTCGACTCGATGGACCGGGTCCGCGAACTCATGCAGCGGTATCGCAGCGACGTCAGCTGA
- a CDS encoding RsmB/NOP family class I SAM-dependent RNA methyltransferase, which produces MNRPQNRRGPRRKPLDPARRAAFDVLRAVTERDAYANLALPALLRERGITGRDAAFATELTYGACRSQGLLDAVISSAAGRPTDQIDPILLDLLRLGVYQLLRTRVEPHAAVDTTVEQAAIEFDSARAGFVNGVLRNVGARDEASWVAELAPSATSDPVGHLAFTHSHPRWIAQSFADALGADAGELGALLASDDERPQVHLAARPGVLTAAELAAQVDGTPGRYSPYAVYLSGGDPGQLASIRDGSAQVQDEGSQLVARALTLAPVDGDGGRWLDLCAGPGGKTSLLAAIAADTGARVTAIEPAPHRADLVEQNVRGLDVEVLRVDGRESGLPAASFDRVLVDAPCTGLGALRRRPEARWRRQPGDVPALAKLQRELLAAAIALVRPGGVVLYATCSPHLAETVGVVTDAVRRHRVEAIDTRPLFDPGLDTVPDLGAGPHVQLWPHRHGTDAMFAAALQVG; this is translated from the coding sequence GTGAATCGACCCCAGAATCGGCGTGGACCACGCCGGAAACCCCTTGACCCGGCCCGGCGGGCGGCGTTCGACGTGCTCCGCGCGGTGACGGAGCGCGACGCGTACGCCAACCTGGCGTTGCCCGCGTTGCTGCGGGAGCGCGGGATCACGGGACGCGACGCCGCGTTCGCGACCGAGCTGACCTACGGCGCGTGCCGCAGCCAGGGCCTGCTCGATGCGGTGATCAGCAGCGCGGCCGGCAGGCCCACCGACCAGATCGACCCCATCCTGCTGGACCTGTTGCGACTCGGCGTCTACCAACTACTGCGCACCCGCGTCGAGCCGCATGCCGCCGTGGACACCACAGTGGAGCAGGCGGCTATCGAATTCGACTCGGCGCGAGCCGGTTTCGTCAATGGTGTGCTGCGCAACGTCGGCGCACGCGACGAGGCGTCCTGGGTTGCCGAACTCGCGCCGTCTGCCACTAGCGATCCGGTGGGGCATCTGGCATTCACCCACTCACATCCGCGCTGGATCGCCCAGTCATTCGCCGATGCGCTGGGCGCGGACGCCGGCGAACTGGGAGCACTGCTGGCAAGCGATGACGAACGACCACAGGTGCACCTGGCCGCACGGCCGGGGGTGTTGACCGCGGCCGAGTTGGCCGCGCAGGTGGACGGCACCCCCGGTCGCTACTCGCCGTACGCGGTCTACCTGTCCGGTGGTGACCCCGGCCAACTGGCGTCGATACGCGACGGCTCTGCGCAGGTGCAGGACGAGGGCAGTCAGCTGGTCGCGCGGGCGTTGACACTGGCGCCCGTCGACGGAGACGGGGGTCGTTGGCTCGACCTATGCGCCGGTCCTGGCGGCAAGACGTCGCTGCTGGCCGCCATCGCCGCCGACACCGGTGCCCGGGTCACGGCGATCGAGCCCGCACCGCACCGCGCGGATCTGGTCGAGCAGAACGTCCGAGGGCTCGACGTCGAGGTGTTGCGCGTCGACGGCCGCGAGAGCGGGCTGCCCGCCGCCTCCTTCGACCGCGTGCTGGTCGATGCGCCGTGCACCGGACTCGGGGCACTGCGACGTCGACCCGAGGCGCGGTGGCGCAGACAGCCCGGCGATGTGCCCGCGCTGGCGAAGCTGCAGCGAGAACTGCTGGCCGCGGCGATCGCGCTGGTGCGGCCGGGCGGGGTGGTGCTGTACGCGACGTGCTCGCCGCACCTGGCCGAGACGGTCGGGGTGGTCACCGACGCGGTGCGCCGTCATCGCGTTGAGGCGATCGACACCCGGCCGCTGTTCGACCCCGGCCTCGACACCGTGCCCGATCTCGGCGCCGGACCGCACGTGCAGCTATGGCCCCACCGGCACGGGACGGATGCAATGTTCGCCGCGGCCCTGCAAGTAGGCTGA
- a CDS encoding bifunctional 3,4-dihydroxy-2-butanone-4-phosphate synthase/GTP cyclohydrolase II yields the protein MTRLDSVERAIADIAAGKAVVVIDDEDRENEGDLIFAAEKATPELVAFMVRYTSGYLCVPLDGDVCDRLGLLPMYAINQDKHGTAYTVTVDAKAGVGTGISASDRATTMRLLADPTAVAGDFTKPGHVVPLRAKDGGVLRRPGHTEAAVDLARLAGLQPAGAICEIVSQKDEGSMAQTDELRVFADEHDLALISIADLIEWRRKHERHIERIAEARIPTRYGEFRAVGYTSIYDDVEHVALVRGDLSGTEADGHDVLVRVHSECLTGDVFGSRRCDCGPQLDAAMAMVAREGRGVVLYMRGHEGRGIGLMHKLQAYQLQDAGDDTVDANLKLGLPADARDYGIGAQILADLGVKSMRLLTNNPAKRVGLDGYGLHIIERVPLPVRANSENIRYLMTKRDRMGHDLAGLDDYEEAVKMDGYDEAVYLLGDRLPPTADEPGGAS from the coding sequence ATGACGAGGCTTGATTCCGTCGAGCGGGCGATAGCCGACATCGCCGCGGGTAAGGCCGTCGTCGTCATCGACGACGAGGACCGCGAGAACGAGGGCGACCTCATCTTCGCCGCCGAGAAGGCCACGCCCGAGTTGGTGGCGTTCATGGTGCGCTACACCTCGGGATACCTGTGCGTACCGCTGGATGGCGATGTCTGCGACCGACTGGGCCTCCTGCCGATGTATGCGATCAACCAGGACAAGCACGGCACCGCCTACACCGTCACGGTCGACGCGAAGGCCGGGGTCGGAACCGGCATCTCGGCGTCCGACCGCGCCACGACGATGCGTCTGCTTGCCGATCCCACGGCCGTCGCCGGCGACTTCACCAAGCCCGGCCACGTCGTGCCGCTGCGCGCCAAGGACGGTGGCGTGCTGCGCAGGCCCGGACACACCGAGGCCGCCGTCGACCTGGCGCGGCTCGCCGGTCTGCAGCCTGCGGGCGCGATCTGCGAGATCGTCAGCCAGAAGGACGAGGGCTCGATGGCCCAGACCGACGAGCTGCGCGTCTTCGCCGACGAACATGACCTCGCACTGATCTCCATCGCCGATCTCATCGAGTGGCGTCGCAAGCACGAACGTCACATCGAGCGGATCGCCGAGGCGCGCATCCCCACCCGGTACGGCGAGTTCCGTGCCGTCGGCTACACCAGCATCTACGACGATGTCGAACACGTCGCGCTGGTCCGCGGCGATCTCTCGGGCACCGAGGCCGACGGCCACGATGTGTTGGTCCGGGTGCACTCCGAGTGCCTCACCGGCGACGTTTTCGGTTCCCGCCGCTGCGACTGCGGGCCCCAGCTTGACGCCGCGATGGCCATGGTCGCGCGCGAGGGCCGCGGCGTTGTGCTCTACATGCGGGGGCATGAGGGCCGGGGGATCGGCCTGATGCACAAGCTGCAGGCCTACCAGCTGCAGGACGCCGGCGATGACACAGTCGACGCGAATCTCAAGCTTGGCCTGCCCGCCGACGCGCGCGACTACGGTATCGGCGCGCAGATCCTGGCCGACCTCGGCGTCAAGTCGATGCGCCTGCTCACCAACAACCCGGCCAAGCGGGTCGGGCTGGACGGCTATGGGCTGCACATCATCGAGCGGGTGCCGTTGCCCGTGCGCGCGAACTCCGAGAACATCCGCTACCTGATGACCAAGCGCGACCGGATGGGTCACGACCTGGCCGGGCTGGATGACTACGAAGAGGCGGTCAAGATGGACGGCTACGACGAGGCCGTCTATCTGCTGGGTGATCGGCTTCCGCCAACCGCCGACGAGCCAGGCGGCGCGTCATGA
- a CDS encoding DUF1942 domain-containing protein — protein sequence MKLNKLATSIGIVAVAVGVAASTLGPASAASNIKPFGQPETLIGPNGAPQVTYIVHGLNPSSAPVPHNGQLYEANVTVEGGNPFMPFFNARAQDGAIYPVIGGSVPGTIFFDVVGPVPNSVVYNDGVQDLLVWIPGQPQGGTRP from the coding sequence GTGAAGCTCAACAAATTAGCGACATCGATTGGCATCGTCGCGGTCGCGGTCGGCGTCGCTGCCAGCACGCTTGGACCTGCGTCGGCAGCCAGCAACATCAAACCGTTCGGTCAGCCGGAGACACTGATCGGTCCTAACGGTGCCCCGCAGGTCACCTACATCGTTCACGGGCTGAATCCGAGTTCCGCCCCGGTACCGCACAACGGCCAGTTGTATGAAGCAAATGTGACCGTCGAGGGCGGGAATCCGTTCATGCCGTTCTTCAACGCCCGCGCGCAGGACGGGGCGATCTACCCCGTTATCGGCGGCTCGGTGCCCGGCACGATCTTCTTCGACGTCGTCGGCCCTGTGCCGAACAGCGTCGTCTACAACGATGGTGTTCAGGATCTTCTGGTGTGGATTCCCGGACAGCCGCAGGGAGGTACGCGTCCGTAG
- a CDS encoding MFS transporter produces MSQTSTGSANSRRIAISAGGLAVLLGALDTYVVITIIRDIMIDIQIPINQIQQVAPIITGYLVGYIAAMPLLGRASDRFGRKLLLQVSLVGFAVGSIITAMSGDLTVLVIGRIVQGIASGALLPVTLALAADLWSERKRAAVLGGIGAAQELGSVLGPLYGIAVVWALNSWRDVFWINVPMAIIAMVMIHFSIPSRQKREGPAEKVDVVGGLLLALVLVLVVFGLYNPAPDGEHVLPEGGWILLCGAAVATVAFFTWEKFAKTKLIDPAGVHFRPFLCALGASFAAGAALMVTLVNVELFGQAVLGLDQNQAAFLLMRFLVALPIGALVGGWVATRVGDRIVAFVGLLIAAYAYWLISHWPVDLLAARHDLGIFTLPAMDTDLALAGIGLGLVIGPLTSAALRVVPSIQHGIASSAVVVARMTGMLVGVAALSAWGIYRFNQHLAERLAAQPAPSADTPGGQLVAGVTRVAKASVEAYALQYGEIFGITAIVCIVGALLGLFISGRHEVADAPDADPDPDPAEVIEANR; encoded by the coding sequence ATGTCGCAGACCTCAACAGGTTCGGCCAACAGCCGTCGGATCGCAATCAGTGCGGGCGGCCTCGCCGTGCTGCTCGGCGCCCTCGACACCTATGTCGTGATCACGATCATCCGCGACATCATGATCGACATTCAGATCCCGATCAACCAGATCCAGCAGGTCGCGCCGATCATCACCGGCTACCTCGTGGGCTACATCGCGGCGATGCCACTTCTGGGACGTGCGTCAGACAGGTTCGGACGCAAACTACTGCTGCAGGTGAGCCTCGTCGGCTTCGCCGTCGGATCCATCATCACCGCGATGTCGGGCGATCTGACGGTCCTGGTGATCGGCCGCATCGTGCAGGGCATCGCCAGCGGTGCACTGCTGCCCGTCACGCTCGCGCTGGCCGCCGACCTGTGGTCGGAGCGCAAACGCGCTGCCGTGCTCGGCGGTATCGGTGCCGCGCAGGAACTCGGCAGCGTGCTCGGCCCGCTGTACGGCATCGCGGTGGTGTGGGCGCTCAACAGTTGGCGCGACGTCTTCTGGATCAACGTCCCCATGGCCATCATCGCCATGGTGATGATCCACTTCAGCATCCCATCGCGGCAGAAGCGCGAGGGCCCGGCCGAGAAGGTCGACGTCGTCGGCGGACTTCTGCTGGCGCTGGTCCTGGTGCTCGTGGTGTTCGGTCTCTACAACCCCGCCCCGGACGGCGAGCACGTGCTTCCGGAGGGCGGTTGGATACTGCTGTGCGGGGCGGCGGTTGCCACAGTCGCCTTCTTCACGTGGGAGAAGTTCGCCAAGACCAAGCTCATCGACCCGGCGGGCGTGCACTTCCGACCGTTCCTGTGCGCACTCGGTGCCTCGTTCGCCGCAGGCGCCGCACTCATGGTGACGCTCGTCAACGTCGAGCTCTTCGGCCAGGCGGTGCTGGGGCTCGACCAGAACCAGGCCGCCTTCCTGCTGATGCGCTTCCTGGTCGCGCTGCCCATCGGCGCCCTAGTGGGCGGCTGGGTCGCCACCAGGGTCGGTGACCGCATCGTCGCGTTCGTCGGACTACTCATCGCGGCGTACGCGTACTGGCTCATCTCACACTGGCCCGTCGACCTGCTGGCAGCGCGTCACGATCTGGGCATCTTCACGCTGCCCGCGATGGACACCGATCTCGCCCTGGCCGGTATCGGTCTCGGCCTGGTGATCGGCCCACTCACCTCGGCGGCACTGCGCGTGGTTCCGTCGATACAGCACGGCATCGCCTCGTCGGCAGTGGTGGTCGCTCGCATGACGGGAATGCTCGTCGGTGTGGCGGCACTGTCCGCGTGGGGGATCTATCGGTTCAATCAACACCTGGCGGAGCGCCTGGCAGCGCAGCCTGCGCCGTCGGCCGACACACCTGGCGGCCAGTTGGTTGCCGGAGTCACGCGTGTGGCGAAGGCGTCCGTCGAGGCGTACGCACTTCAGTACGGCGAGATCTTCGGCATCACGGCGATCGTGTGCATCGTGGGCGCGCTGTTGGGGCTGTTCATCAGCGGCAGGCATGAGGTCGCCGATGCTCCCGACGCCGATCCCGATCCCGATCCGGCCGAGGTCATCGAGGCCAACCGGTAG
- the rpe gene encoding ribulose-phosphate 3-epimerase, giving the protein MARPLIAPSILAADFARLADETAAVKGADWLHVDVMDNHFVPNLTLGMPVVESLLRVTDIPMDCHLMIEDPARWAPPYAEAGAYNVTFHAEATDDPRAVGRDIRAAGAKAGLAVKPGTSIDPYLEILRDFDTLLVMSVEPGFGGQKFIPEVLAKVGIVRRLVDAGELTILVEIDGGINADTIEAAAEAGVDCFVAGSAVYSASDPAAAVEALRRQAAAVSPHLS; this is encoded by the coding sequence ATGGCTCGACCGCTGATTGCACCGTCGATACTGGCTGCCGACTTCGCTCGGCTTGCCGACGAGACCGCCGCGGTGAAGGGCGCCGACTGGTTACACGTCGACGTCATGGACAACCACTTCGTACCCAATCTGACCCTCGGCATGCCGGTGGTCGAGAGCCTGCTTCGGGTCACCGACATTCCGATGGACTGCCATCTGATGATCGAGGACCCCGCCCGATGGGCACCGCCGTACGCCGAGGCGGGAGCCTACAACGTGACATTTCACGCCGAGGCGACCGATGATCCGCGCGCCGTGGGCCGCGACATCCGGGCGGCGGGCGCGAAGGCGGGTCTGGCCGTCAAGCCGGGTACGTCGATCGACCCCTACCTGGAGATCCTGCGCGACTTCGACACACTTCTGGTGATGTCGGTTGAGCCCGGTTTCGGTGGACAGAAGTTCATCCCGGAGGTGTTGGCCAAGGTGGGCATCGTTCGGCGGCTCGTCGACGCCGGCGAACTGACGATCTTGGTGGAGATCGACGGTGGCATCAACGCCGACACGATCGAGGCCGCTGCGGAAGCCGGTGTGGACTGCTTCGTCGCGGGCTCGGCGGTCTACAGCGCGTCGGACCCGGCCGCGGCCGTGGAGGCGCTGAGGCGGCAGGCTGCCGCGGTGTCCCCGCACCTGTCGTGA
- a CDS encoding riboflavin synthase, translated as MFTGIVEELGEIVGKEDLVDAARFVIRGPLVTTDAGHGDSIAVNGVCLTVVDVLPDGAFTADVMAETLNRSSLRGVDVGSRVNLERAAAVNSRLGGHIVQGHVDGTGHVISRAPSQNWEVVRVALPPELARYVVEKGSVTVDGVSLTVSALGVDNSGDDASGDWFEVSLIPTTLEMTTLGRAAVGTPVNLEVDVIAKYVERLLLHKDGGDADPVPTV; from the coding sequence GTGTTCACCGGAATCGTTGAAGAGCTTGGTGAGATCGTCGGCAAGGAGGATCTCGTGGATGCCGCGCGATTCGTCATCCGCGGTCCACTCGTCACCACGGACGCCGGGCATGGCGACTCAATTGCCGTGAACGGCGTGTGTCTCACCGTGGTGGACGTGCTGCCCGACGGTGCGTTCACCGCCGACGTGATGGCCGAGACCCTCAACCGGTCCAGTCTGCGCGGTGTTGACGTGGGTAGCCGGGTCAACCTGGAACGCGCCGCGGCCGTCAACAGCCGGCTCGGCGGACACATCGTGCAGGGCCACGTCGACGGCACCGGCCACGTGATCTCTCGGGCCCCGTCGCAGAACTGGGAGGTGGTGCGGGTCGCACTGCCCCCGGAACTGGCTCGCTACGTCGTCGAGAAGGGGTCGGTCACGGTCGACGGTGTGTCGCTCACGGTGTCCGCGCTCGGCGTTGACAATTCCGGGGACGACGCATCGGGGGACTGGTTCGAGGTATCGCTCATCCCGACCACGCTGGAGATGACGACCCTGGGCCGCGCCGCTGTCGGCACCCCGGTCAACCTCGAGGTGGACGTGATCGCCAAGTACGTCGAGCGGCTGCTTTTACATAAAGACGGCGGCGACGCCGACCCAGTGCCCACTGTGTAG
- a CDS encoding GNAT family N-acetyltransferase — protein MSESQWRAFAMLRLRALEDTLGGDDSRYRHEVTFTAAQWRRRLREHAQFALLVDERMVGLIGAQRETLDSVYLYSLWLEPAVRHRGLAHHLLEAAVTWARDERVNAVTLRVNTGNDAARSVYEGLGFAVDPAAARRRDGEVTMRLVVS, from the coding sequence GTGAGCGAATCGCAGTGGCGCGCGTTCGCGATGCTGAGGTTGCGCGCGCTCGAGGACACGCTGGGCGGCGACGATTCCCGGTACCGGCACGAGGTCACGTTCACGGCCGCGCAATGGCGACGCAGGCTGCGCGAGCACGCCCAGTTCGCGCTGCTTGTCGACGAGCGGATGGTGGGGTTGATCGGCGCTCAGCGCGAGACGTTGGATTCGGTGTACCTGTACTCGCTGTGGCTCGAGCCCGCTGTGCGGCACCGCGGTCTGGCACACCACCTGTTGGAGGCGGCGGTGACGTGGGCGCGCGACGAGCGGGTGAACGCCGTCACGCTGCGCGTCAACACCGGCAACGACGCCGCCCGCAGCGTCTATGAGGGCCTCGGGTTCGCCGTGGATCCCGCCGCGGCCCGCAGGCGCGACGGCGAGGTCACGATGCGTCTGGTCGTCAGCTGA
- the ribH gene encoding 6,7-dimethyl-8-ribityllumazine synthase, whose translation MSGAGVPDFPVVDASGVRLAIVASTWHDRICDALLDGALRTAKDCGVESPTVVRVLGAIEIPVVAQALAAQYDAVVALGVVIRGGTPHFDYVCDAVTQGLTRVSLDESTPVANGVLTVNDEQQALDRAGLPGSAEDKGAQAAAAALATALTLRDIANS comes from the coding sequence ATGAGCGGCGCGGGCGTTCCGGACTTCCCGGTCGTTGACGCCTCGGGTGTCCGCCTGGCCATCGTGGCGAGCACGTGGCACGACCGCATCTGCGACGCGCTGCTCGACGGTGCGCTGCGCACTGCGAAGGACTGCGGTGTCGAGTCGCCCACCGTGGTGCGCGTGCTGGGGGCAATCGAGATTCCGGTGGTGGCACAGGCATTGGCTGCGCAGTACGACGCGGTAGTGGCATTGGGCGTGGTGATTCGCGGCGGGACCCCACATTTCGACTACGTGTGCGACGCCGTCACCCAGGGGCTCACCCGGGTGTCGCTGGATGAGTCCACCCCGGTGGCCAACGGCGTGCTGACGGTCAACGACGAACAGCAGGCCCTCGACCGCGCCGGCCTGCCGGGGTCTGCGGAGGACAAGGGTGCGCAGGCCGCCGCGGCCGCTCTGGCGACGGCGCTAACGCTCCGCGATATCGCGAACTCATGA
- the ribD gene encoding bifunctional diaminohydroxyphosphoribosylaminopyrimidine deaminase/5-amino-6-(5-phosphoribosylamino)uracil reductase RibD, with amino-acid sequence MTPEAAMRLAIDLSDQVKGTTYPNPPVGAVILDRDGDVAGVGATAPQGGPHAEVLALRRAGERAVGGTAVVTLEPCNHHGRTPPCVDALLTAGVSAVVYAVADPNPLAAGGSARLTGSGVDTVSGVLADDVTGGPLREWLHKQRTGRPHVTWKYATSVDGRSAAADGSSQWITSEAARADVHRRRAVVDAIVVGTGTVLFDDPTLTARLPDGSLAERQPLRVVVGEREISSDARVLNDDSRTMVIRTRDPHEVIRALSDRTDVLLEGGPTLAGGFLRAGVIDRILAYVAPILLGGPIVAVDDIGVPSITHAQRWRFDGTERIGPDLRLSLVPG; translated from the coding sequence ATCACGCCCGAGGCCGCCATGCGGTTGGCCATCGACCTGTCCGATCAGGTCAAGGGCACCACCTATCCGAACCCGCCCGTTGGCGCGGTAATCCTGGACCGCGACGGTGACGTCGCAGGCGTTGGAGCGACGGCGCCGCAGGGTGGCCCGCACGCCGAGGTACTCGCGTTGCGTCGGGCGGGGGAGCGGGCCGTGGGCGGCACCGCCGTCGTGACGTTGGAGCCGTGCAATCACCACGGTCGTACCCCGCCGTGCGTGGATGCCCTTCTGACCGCCGGTGTCTCGGCCGTCGTGTACGCCGTGGCCGATCCGAACCCCCTGGCCGCAGGCGGTTCCGCGAGGCTGACCGGCAGCGGTGTCGACACCGTGTCGGGCGTGCTGGCAGACGATGTGACCGGCGGCCCGCTGCGCGAGTGGTTGCACAAGCAGCGCACCGGCCGCCCCCACGTCACGTGGAAGTACGCGACGAGCGTGGACGGGCGCAGTGCCGCGGCAGATGGCAGCAGCCAGTGGATCACCAGCGAGGCCGCACGCGCCGACGTGCACCGGCGGCGAGCGGTGGTCGATGCGATCGTGGTCGGCACCGGCACCGTGCTGTTCGACGACCCCACGTTGACGGCGCGACTACCCGACGGCAGCCTGGCCGAACGTCAGCCGCTCCGCGTTGTCGTCGGCGAACGCGAAATATCCTCGGATGCAAGAGTTTTGAACGATGACTCGCGGACGATGGTGATCCGCACCCGCGACCCGCACGAGGTGATCCGGGCCCTGTCGGACCGCACCGATGTGCTGCTCGAGGGAGGCCCGACCCTGGCCGGCGGATTTCTGCGGGCCGGCGTGATCGACAGGATCCTGGCCTATGTGGCGCCCATCCTGCTGGGTGGACCGATCGTCGCCGTCGATGACATCGGAGTGCCTAGCATCACCCACGCCCAGCGGTGGCGTTTCGACGGCACCGAACGGATCGGCCCCGACCTTCGTCTCAGCCTGGTGCCCGGCTGA
- the fmt gene encoding methionyl-tRNA formyltransferase: protein MRIVFAGTPEPALPSLQRLIDSPHHDVVAVLTRPDAASGRRGKPTPSPVASLALEQGIPVLRPAKPNGDEFVAELAELAPDCAAVVAYGALLRDGLLAVPRLGWINLHFSLLPAWRGAAPVQAAIAAGDAVTGATTFQIEPSLDSGPVFGVVTETIRPTDTAGDLLERLSISGAMLLETTLDGVADGSLTAVPQPSEGVTLAPKITVEEARVRWDLPAHVVDRRIRAVTPNPGAWTMIGDLRVKLGPVTVTDSEPLPPGTIRAGRDGVLVGTASTPVALTLIQPPGKKAMAAADWARGARLDETAVAS, encoded by the coding sequence GTGCGCATTGTCTTCGCGGGCACCCCCGAGCCGGCACTTCCGTCCCTGCAGCGGCTGATCGACTCGCCGCATCATGACGTGGTGGCCGTACTGACGCGGCCCGACGCCGCGTCGGGCCGGCGCGGCAAGCCGACGCCGTCACCGGTCGCCTCGCTGGCCCTCGAGCAGGGCATCCCGGTGCTGAGGCCGGCCAAGCCCAACGGTGACGAATTCGTCGCGGAGCTGGCCGAACTCGCGCCGGACTGCGCTGCAGTGGTGGCCTACGGCGCCCTGCTGCGTGACGGCCTGCTCGCAGTTCCCCGCCTCGGCTGGATCAACCTGCACTTCTCGCTACTGCCCGCATGGCGTGGCGCTGCGCCGGTGCAGGCGGCGATCGCCGCGGGCGACGCCGTCACCGGCGCGACGACGTTCCAGATCGAACCCAGTCTCGACTCCGGCCCCGTGTTCGGTGTCGTCACCGAGACGATCCGCCCGACCGACACCGCGGGCGATCTGCTGGAGAGGCTGTCGATATCGGGCGCCATGCTGCTCGAGACCACTCTCGACGGGGTGGCCGACGGCTCGCTGACTGCCGTGCCGCAGCCATCCGAGGGTGTGACGCTGGCCCCGAAGATCACCGTCGAGGAGGCGCGGGTGCGGTGGGATCTTCCCGCGCACGTCGTCGATCGGCGAATCCGCGCGGTCACTCCCAACCCGGGCGCGTGGACGATGATCGGCGACCTGCGGGTCAAGCTCGGCCCCGTGACCGTCACGGATTCGGAACCGTTGCCCCCCGGCACTATTCGCGCCGGGCGTGACGGCGTGCTGGTCGGCACGGCGTCCACACCGGTAGCCCTGACCCTCATCCAGCCGCCCGGCAAGAAGGCGATGGCGGCGGCGGACTGGGCTCGCGGAGCCCGCCTTGACGAGACGGCGGTGGCATCGTGA